One window of the Solanum stenotomum isolate F172 chromosome 11, ASM1918654v1, whole genome shotgun sequence genome contains the following:
- the LOC125844916 gene encoding long chain base biosynthesis protein 1-like, whose translation MDTTISVLTNKLRDASDWVTWISEAPFARAVVFGVNIGGHLFVEGLLLVVILFLLSQKSYKPPKRPLTKKEIDELCEEWVPEPLIPTITDEMKSEPPVLESAAGPHTTVNGKEVINFTSANYLGLLGNEKLLEACTRALEKYGVGSCGPRGFYGTIDVHLDCEARIAKFLGTPDSILYSYGLSTMFSAIPAFCKKGDVIVADEGVHWGIQNGLQLSRSTIIYFKHNDMESLRNTLEKITQENKLAKKLRRYIIVEAVYQNSGQIAPLDEIIKLKEKYRFRVLLDESNSLGVLGSSGKGLTEYYNVPVDKIDIITAAMGHALATEGGFCTGSTRVIEHQRLSSSGYVFSASLPPYLASAAVKAFDILEENPDLITKLRENINILFKGLQDIHGMEIMSDPLSPIVFLRLKKSTGSSKSDLKLLEDIADRVLKEDSVFVVTSKRSTLDKCKLPVGLRLFVSAGHSESDLEKASKSLKRVAASLLTDQS comes from the exons ATGGATACAACAATATCAGTTCTTACAAATAAGCTGAGAGATGCATCCGATTGGGTCACATGGATATCCGAGGCTCCTTTTGCAAGAGCTGTGGTGTTTGGAGTTAACATTGGAG GGCATCTATTTGTGGAGGGTCTTCTCCTGGTGGTCATCCTTTTCCTACTATCGCAGAAAAGTTATAAACCACCTAAAAGACCATTGACAAAGAAG GAAATAGATGAATTGTGTGAGGAATGGGTCCCAGAACCTCTTATTCCCACCATTACAGATGAGATGAAATCGGAGCCTCcagtacttgaaag CGCTGCAGGTCCTCATACAACTGTTAATGGCAAGGAAGTAATAAATTTTACTTCAGCTAATTACCTCGGGTTATTAGGAAATGAAAAGTTACTT GAGGCATGCACCAGGGCATTGGAGAAATATGGTGTAGGTTCTTGTGGTCCTCGTGGATTCTATGGAACAATTG ATGTTCACCTTGATTGTGAGGCCAGGATAGCTAAGTTTCTTGGAACTCCCGATTCTATACTCTACTCTTATGGACTTTCTACCATGTTCAGTGCAATTCCAGCATTTTGCAAGAAGGGAGATGTCATTGTTGC GGATGAAGGTGTCCATTGGGGAATACAAAATGGACTTCAGCTCTCTAGAAGTACAATCATATACTTCAAGCACAATGATATGGAGTCCTTGAGAAATACATTGGAGAAAATCACTCAAGAAAACAAGCTAGCTAAAAAACTTAGGCGATATATTATTGTTGAAGCAGTATATCAG AATTCTGGTCAAATAGCTCCATTGGATGAAATCATCAAACTGAAAGAAAAGTACAGATTCCGGGTATTGTTGGATGAAAGCAATTCCTTGGGTGTGCTTGGCAGTTCTGGTAAAGGTCTAACAGAGTATTACAATGTTCCG GTTGACAAGATAGATATCATTACTGCTGCCATGGGTCATGCATTGGCCACAGAAGGAGGATTTTGCACCGGGAGTACAAGAGTCATTGAACACCAG CGTCTCAGTAGCTCTGGTTATGTGTTTTCTGCTTCTTTGCCTCCTTATCTGGCAAGTGCCGCAGTCAAAGCTTTTGATATCTTGGAAGAAAATCCTGATCTTATCACAAAATTGAGGGAAAACATAAATATACTGTTTAAAG GTCTACAAGATATTCATGGCATGGAAATAATGAGCGATCCACTCTCTCCGATAGTTTTTCTAAGACTCAAGAAGTCCACAGGCTCTTCAAAGAGTGACCTAAAACTGCTAGAAGATATTGCGGATCGT GTCTTGAAGGAAGATTCCGTTTTTGTTGTTACTTCAAAGAGATCAACACTTGATAAATGTAAATTGCCAGTTGGGCTTCGATTGTTTGTGTCAGCAGGGCACTCAGAATCTGATCTAGAGAAAGCTAGTAAATCATTGAAGAGAGTCGCGGCTTCACTATTGACAGATCAGAGCTAG